The following are encoded in a window of Maylandia zebra isolate NMK-2024a linkage group LG5, Mzebra_GT3a, whole genome shotgun sequence genomic DNA:
- the polr2j gene encoding DNA-directed RNA polymerase II subunit RPB11-a — protein sequence MNAPPAFESFLLFEGEKKISISKDTKVPNACLFTLNKEDHTLGNIIRAQLLKDPQVLFAGYKVPHPLEHKIVIRVQTTPDYSPQEAFTNAITDLISELSLLEERFRVAIKDKQEGIE from the exons ATGAACGCGCCTCCCGCTTTCGAGTCGTTCCTGCTGTTCGAAGGGGAGAAAAAGATCAGCATCAGCAAGGACACCAAAGTCCCGAACGCCTGCCTGTTCACCCTGAACAAGGAGGACCACACGCTGGGCAACATCATCCGAGC tcAGCTGCTGAAGGACCCTCAGGTTCTGTTTGCTGGTTATAAAGTTCCTCATCCTCTGGAGCACAAGATCGTCATCAGAGTGCAGACCACACCTGACTACAGCCCACAG GAAGCGTTCACGAACGCTATCACTGACCTGATCAGCGAGCTGTCACTGCTGGAGGAACGCTTCAGAGTCGCCatcaaagacaaacaggaagGCATAGAGTGA
- the LOC101485197 gene encoding ubiquitin-conjugating enzyme E2 C, producing the protein MASQNMDPAAAAASSTAALKGSDSGGSAARGSVSKRLQQELMTLMMSGDKGISAFPESDNLFKWVGTIDGAQGTVYEGLRYRLSLEFPAGYPYQAPRVKFVTPCFHPNVDEHGFICLDILKDKWSALYDVRSILLSIQSLLGEPNNDSPLNGVAAELWDNQEAFRTHLRSTFQN; encoded by the exons ATGGCCTCCCAGAACATGGACCCCGCAGCGGCTGCAGCTTCCAGCACCGCCGCTCTGAAAGGCAGCGACAGCGGCGGCAGCGCGGCCAGAGGCTCTGTGTCCAAacg gctgCAGCAGGAGCTGATGACGCTCATG ATGTCAGGTGATAAGGGGATCTCTGCGTTCCCAGAGTCAGATAATCTGTTTAAGTGGGTTGGAACCATCGATGGCGCTCAGGGGACG GTGTACGAGGGCCTCAGGTACCGCCTCTCTCTGGAGTTTCCTGCCGGTTACCCGTACCAGGCCCCACGCGTAAAGTTTGTCACACCATGTTTCCACCCCAACGTAGACGAGCACGGCTTCATCTGCCTCGACATCCTGAAGGACAAATGGTCAGCGCTCTATGACGTTCGCTCCATCCTGCTGTCCATCCAGAGCCTGCTGGGAG aGCCGAACAACGACAGTCCTCTTAATGGTGTGGCGGCCGAACTGTGGGACAACCAGGAAG ctttcAGAACTCATCTACGCTCGACCTTCCAAAATTGA
- the zgc:109913 gene encoding regulator of G-protein signaling 9-binding protein isoform X2, which produces MSRWRRSVDELAARRRQHECERAQDALSRVTSCFQQLVALVGSSADGSFLRDELDETRAVAHRICSGVQDRQVLERLWVLFLSALEHFLYDLRKACDLIGQFPLTEHSNRRSLVNTGCVDGVVGVAVRVASVQLPWLTSEVEPSPDLTNHITGLETMMSEMQQRVPVAFWSVEATQPAWAEARGEPDDLVESLEDLMEVEVIAGSKKTACCGLGCVG; this is translated from the exons ATGAGTCGTTGGCGTCGTTCAGTGGACGAGCTGGCAGCACGGCGGCGACAGCATGAATGTGAGCGCGCTCAGGATGCACTCAGTCGGGTCACTTCATGTTTCCAGCAGCTGGTTGCGTTGGTCGGTAGCTCAGCCGACGGCAGCTTCCTGCGAGATGAGTTGGATGAGACGAGAGCTGTGGCTCACCGGATCTGCAGTG GTGTGCAGGACAGGCAGGTTTTGGAGCGTCTGTGGGTTCTCTTCCTGTCAGCATTGGAGCACTTCCTGTATGACCTGCGTAAGGCCTGTGACCTAATTGGGCAGTTCCCCCTGACTGAGCACAGCAACAGGCGCTCGCTGGTCAACACAG GATGTGTTGATGGCGTGGTGGGCGTGGCAGTTCGGGTGGCCTCAGTCCAGTTGCCATGGCTCACCTCAGAGGTGGAACCAAGCCcagatctgaccaatcacatcACAGGACTGGAAACTATGATGAGCGAGATGCAACAGAGG GTTCCCGTGGCGTTCTGGTCGGTGGAGGCGACCCAGCCGGCGTGGGCTGAAGCCCGCGGTGAGCCAGATGACCTGGTGGAGAgcctggaggacctgatggaggTTGAGGTCATTGCCGGTTCCAAGAAGACGGCATGCTGTGGGCTGGGCTGCGTCGGGTAG
- the zgc:109913 gene encoding regulator of G-protein signaling 9-binding protein isoform X1, producing the protein MSRWRRSVDELAARRRQHECERAQDALSRVTSCFQQLVALVGSSADGSFLRDELDETRAVAHRICSGLSCRLLRSLSNSDFAPSGVQDRQVLERLWVLFLSALEHFLYDLRKACDLIGQFPLTEHSNRRSLVNTGCVDGVVGVAVRVASVQLPWLTSEVEPSPDLTNHITGLETMMSEMQQRVPVAFWSVEATQPAWAEARGEPDDLVESLEDLMEVEVIAGSKKTACCGLGCVG; encoded by the exons ATGAGTCGTTGGCGTCGTTCAGTGGACGAGCTGGCAGCACGGCGGCGACAGCATGAATGTGAGCGCGCTCAGGATGCACTCAGTCGGGTCACTTCATGTTTCCAGCAGCTGGTTGCGTTGGTCGGTAGCTCAGCCGACGGCAGCTTCCTGCGAGATGAGTTGGATGAGACGAGAGCTGTGGCTCACCGGATCTGCAGTG GGCTGTCCTGCCGGCTGCTGCGCTCGCTTTCAAACTCTGACTTTGCCCCCTCAGGTGTGCAGGACAGGCAGGTTTTGGAGCGTCTGTGGGTTCTCTTCCTGTCAGCATTGGAGCACTTCCTGTATGACCTGCGTAAGGCCTGTGACCTAATTGGGCAGTTCCCCCTGACTGAGCACAGCAACAGGCGCTCGCTGGTCAACACAG GATGTGTTGATGGCGTGGTGGGCGTGGCAGTTCGGGTGGCCTCAGTCCAGTTGCCATGGCTCACCTCAGAGGTGGAACCAAGCCcagatctgaccaatcacatcACAGGACTGGAAACTATGATGAGCGAGATGCAACAGAGG GTTCCCGTGGCGTTCTGGTCGGTGGAGGCGACCCAGCCGGCGTGGGCTGAAGCCCGCGGTGAGCCAGATGACCTGGTGGAGAgcctggaggacctgatggaggTTGAGGTCATTGCCGGTTCCAAGAAGACGGCATGCTGTGGGCTGGGCTGCGTCGGGTAG
- the LOC101484073 gene encoding E3 ubiquitin-protein ligase RNF182 isoform X1, giving the protein MDVLSDCLADQMTWTQVTASVKPHPAPTSPSRQVKTTLSEMSLLKEVEPGQEMEGKVQTWAQSLVYTLEELECKICYNRYDTRSRKPKLLGCLHRVCAKCLKKMVDMGESSPSIISCPFCRHETYVPDEEVWLMEDDRHILAVLSCQDRARRGGGAGSGSGGEVVLSPSSLTGGGAAGSGEEASHRSSDCLVITIMELPEESPSSDSLSMLNVVGLYHAPSLDSLPCNLPGQKCRAWTSRSFPRCLLGALCLVYFSSLPLGIYLLMIGQLWLGVVLVSLVPSTLLLLVLYGFCQCLCHELMEALAARTHSLP; this is encoded by the exons ATGGACGTCCTTTCAGACTGTCTCGCTGATCAGATGACCTGGACTCAG GTAACAGCCTCAGTTAAGCCCCACCCAGCACCCACCTCCCCCTCACGTCAGGTGAAGACAACACTCAGCGAGATGAGCCTGTTGAAGGAGGTGGAGCCAGGACAGGAAATGGAGGGAAAG GTGCAGACCTGGGCTCAGTCTCTGGTGTACACGCTGGAGGAACTCGAGTGTAAAATCTGCTATAATCGCTACGACACGCGCAGCCGGAAGCCCAAACTGCTGGGCTGTCTGCACCGAGTCTGCGCCAAGTGTCTGAAGAAGATGGTCGACATGG GAGAGTCTTCGCCGTCCATAATCAGCTGCCCATTCTGCCGCCACGAGACGTATGTCCCCGACGAAGAG GTGTGGCTGATGGAGGACGACCGGCACATCCTGGCGGTCCTGTCGTGTCAGGATCGTGCTCGGCGAGGAGGTGGAGCAGGAAGTGGCAGCGGTGGGGAGGTAGTGCTAAGTCCCAGCAGTCTGACAG GGGGCGGAGCTGCAGGCAGCGGCGAGGAAGCATCCCACCGCTCCTCGGACTGTCTCGTCATCACCATCATGGAGCTCCCAGAGGAGTCGCCATCCTCAGATTCACTGAGCATGCTCAATGTAGTGGGTCTGTACCATGCTCCCAGTCTGGACTCGCTGCCCTGCAACCTCCCAGGTCAGAAATGCCGTGCCTGGACATCCCGCAGCTTCCCACGCTGCCTGCTGGGGGCACTCTGCCTG gtgtacTTTAGCTCGCTGCCATTGGGGATCTACCTGCTGATGATTGGTCAGCTATGGCTGGGCGTGGTCCTCGTCAGTCTCGTCCCGTCCACGCTGCTGCTGCTCGTCCTTTACGGCTTCTGTCAGTGTCTCTGCCACGAGCTAATGGAGGCGCTTGCTGCCCGCACGCACTCGCTACCGTGA
- the LOC101484073 gene encoding E3 ubiquitin-protein ligase RNF182 isoform X2 produces MSLLKEVEPGQEMEGKVQTWAQSLVYTLEELECKICYNRYDTRSRKPKLLGCLHRVCAKCLKKMVDMGESSPSIISCPFCRHETYVPDEEVWLMEDDRHILAVLSCQDRARRGGGAGSGSGGEVVLSPSSLTGGGAAGSGEEASHRSSDCLVITIMELPEESPSSDSLSMLNVVGLYHAPSLDSLPCNLPGQKCRAWTSRSFPRCLLGALCLVYFSSLPLGIYLLMIGQLWLGVVLVSLVPSTLLLLVLYGFCQCLCHELMEALAARTHSLP; encoded by the exons ATGAGCCTGTTGAAGGAGGTGGAGCCAGGACAGGAAATGGAGGGAAAG GTGCAGACCTGGGCTCAGTCTCTGGTGTACACGCTGGAGGAACTCGAGTGTAAAATCTGCTATAATCGCTACGACACGCGCAGCCGGAAGCCCAAACTGCTGGGCTGTCTGCACCGAGTCTGCGCCAAGTGTCTGAAGAAGATGGTCGACATGG GAGAGTCTTCGCCGTCCATAATCAGCTGCCCATTCTGCCGCCACGAGACGTATGTCCCCGACGAAGAG GTGTGGCTGATGGAGGACGACCGGCACATCCTGGCGGTCCTGTCGTGTCAGGATCGTGCTCGGCGAGGAGGTGGAGCAGGAAGTGGCAGCGGTGGGGAGGTAGTGCTAAGTCCCAGCAGTCTGACAG GGGGCGGAGCTGCAGGCAGCGGCGAGGAAGCATCCCACCGCTCCTCGGACTGTCTCGTCATCACCATCATGGAGCTCCCAGAGGAGTCGCCATCCTCAGATTCACTGAGCATGCTCAATGTAGTGGGTCTGTACCATGCTCCCAGTCTGGACTCGCTGCCCTGCAACCTCCCAGGTCAGAAATGCCGTGCCTGGACATCCCGCAGCTTCCCACGCTGCCTGCTGGGGGCACTCTGCCTG gtgtacTTTAGCTCGCTGCCATTGGGGATCTACCTGCTGATGATTGGTCAGCTATGGCTGGGCGTGGTCCTCGTCAGTCTCGTCCCGTCCACGCTGCTGCTGCTCGTCCTTTACGGCTTCTGTCAGTGTCTCTGCCACGAGCTAATGGAGGCGCTTGCTGCCCGCACGCACTCGCTACCGTGA